A DNA window from Thioalkalivibrio sp. XN279 contains the following coding sequences:
- a CDS encoding DegT/DnrJ/EryC1/StrS aminotransferase family protein, producing the protein MIPLVKVAMPPRESLLSALEEVLYSGFIGEGEHVYHFEKCFAETFGLPIALGVSSGTAALHLAILLADVKPGDEVITTSMTAEPTNVVILQCGAVPVFADVEPDTGNLDPASVESLIGPRTRAIVVVHYAGFPAPLAALRTLADRHDIVLIEDAAHSLGATYGGQGIGTVGDFAIFSFQAIKHMTTIDGGMLTMRDLGKVELARRLRWFGLAKGVPRTEVDITRYGFKYNMHNVAAVIGLAQLKWIRSLIDRHIANGRFFDECIPKIAGLSITRFEPTAAPSYWLYSVLSDDSEGVERRLAAVDVAASKLHRPNHLHSVFAAMRRPLPGLDTFYRRLTHLPCGWWVTDADRERIIDALSKG; encoded by the coding sequence ATGATTCCATTAGTAAAAGTCGCGATGCCACCCCGGGAGAGTCTCCTGTCGGCACTGGAGGAGGTGCTTTACAGCGGCTTCATTGGCGAAGGCGAGCATGTCTATCATTTTGAGAAGTGCTTCGCCGAGACCTTCGGCCTTCCTATTGCGCTCGGGGTGAGCAGCGGCACTGCGGCGCTCCATCTCGCGATATTGCTGGCTGACGTGAAGCCAGGTGACGAGGTCATCACCACTTCTATGACCGCTGAGCCGACGAACGTGGTCATTCTTCAATGTGGCGCCGTGCCTGTGTTTGCCGATGTGGAGCCTGACACCGGCAATCTGGACCCGGCATCGGTCGAGTCATTAATCGGACCGCGCACCCGTGCAATCGTAGTCGTCCACTACGCAGGATTCCCGGCCCCACTGGCAGCGCTGCGAACGTTGGCGGATAGGCATGATATCGTACTGATAGAAGACGCAGCACATAGCCTCGGTGCAACCTATGGCGGCCAAGGTATCGGTACCGTGGGTGATTTCGCGATTTTCTCGTTTCAGGCCATCAAACACATGACCACCATCGATGGTGGAATGCTAACGATGCGGGACCTCGGGAAGGTTGAGCTCGCGCGACGGCTGCGCTGGTTCGGGTTGGCCAAGGGTGTGCCGCGCACGGAGGTGGATATCACCCGATATGGCTTCAAGTACAATATGCACAACGTCGCGGCTGTCATCGGGCTTGCGCAGCTCAAATGGATCAGGTCACTCATCGATCGACACATAGCAAATGGCCGGTTTTTCGACGAGTGCATCCCGAAGATCGCCGGCTTGTCCATCACTCGCTTTGAGCCAACCGCTGCGCCTTCATATTGGCTCTACTCGGTTCTTAGTGACGATTCAGAAGGTGTGGAGCGACGCCTTGCTGCCGTAGATGTGGCAGCATCCAAGTTACATCGACCTAATCATTTGCACTCGGTGTTCGCTGCTATGCGACGCCCGTTACCTGGTCTGGACACTTTTTACCGGCGGCTCACACACCTTCCGTGTGGTTGGTGGGTGACCGACGCCGATCGCGAACGCATAATTGACGCCCTTTCCAAGGGGTGA
- a CDS encoding Wzz/FepE/Etk N-terminal domain-containing protein, with protein sequence MTTEEKLHQGSPAGQRLVYVMPEQALGGLHDDHMGLRELWNATWRGKWLIIAVTSVFTVSAVTYALTASQWYRAEVVLAPAEEETSASLGGQLGGLAALAGVSVGGRGSAEAIAGLKSREFAREFIEDFDLLPVFFAEKWDSQQERWRGDAPEEWPDVRDAVRYFHENVLEVSEDGQTRMVTLGVEWTQPELAAEWANALVQRLNSRLRERALREAEANVAYLQSEFARANVVTLQQSIGRLLESELQKLMLARGNDDFAFRVVDAASPPKQSVRPKRTLIVLVGTFLGGALGVFSVLIVHLIRSEQK encoded by the coding sequence ATGACGACCGAAGAGAAGCTGCATCAAGGATCGCCTGCGGGACAGCGCTTGGTGTACGTCATGCCGGAGCAGGCACTTGGCGGGCTGCACGATGACCATATGGGCTTGCGTGAGCTCTGGAATGCAACGTGGCGTGGAAAGTGGCTGATCATCGCGGTGACCTCGGTTTTTACTGTTTCCGCTGTCACTTATGCACTGACGGCTAGCCAATGGTATCGCGCCGAGGTAGTGCTGGCTCCGGCGGAAGAAGAGACCTCGGCATCCCTGGGCGGGCAGCTCGGTGGACTGGCAGCGCTGGCAGGGGTTAGCGTAGGTGGTCGTGGCAGTGCTGAGGCGATAGCGGGCCTCAAGTCCCGCGAGTTCGCGCGGGAGTTCATCGAGGACTTCGACTTGCTGCCGGTCTTCTTTGCTGAAAAATGGGATTCGCAGCAAGAGCGCTGGCGGGGAGATGCACCAGAGGAGTGGCCTGATGTACGGGATGCGGTGAGGTATTTTCACGAGAATGTTCTTGAAGTCAGCGAGGATGGTCAAACGCGAATGGTGACGCTCGGAGTCGAATGGACCCAGCCAGAACTGGCTGCGGAGTGGGCCAACGCGCTGGTTCAGCGTCTTAACAGCAGGTTGCGCGAGCGTGCGTTGCGGGAGGCGGAGGCCAACGTCGCCTATCTCCAGTCGGAGTTCGCCCGAGCAAACGTAGTTACGCTGCAACAGTCGATCGGGAGGTTGCTGGAAAGCGAGCTTCAAAAGCTAATGTTGGCACGCGGAAACGACGACTTTGCGTTCCGTGTTGTGGATGCGGCATCGCCGCCAAAGCAAAGTGTTAGGCCAAAGCGGACTCTAATCGTTCTTGTTGGAACTTTTCTGGGCGGCGCACTCGGCGTTTTTTCTGTGTTGATCGTCCACCTTATTCGGTCTGAGCAGAAATGA